The Vibrio gallaecicus genome contains a region encoding:
- a CDS encoding phospholipase D family protein: protein MPVLQRISVTVFLIAVLAGCASLPEEVNHPTEPVEQQVSSTLSELSDAFRLNNASKETSAVLLQDTGWDALAQRLALIETAEQSIDIQYYIWNSDASGHYLANRLLAAADRGVKVRVMLDDINLNEREDLLVTLDSHPHVEIRVFNPIPSRKGVSKWLNVLSDFSRLNRRMHNKSFTVDGALSIVGGRNIGDEYFDLSEEINFRDRDVLVMGSVVPEIQKSFINYWDSTWSYPVELLGGEPSDSLMLGEIATPKYKHYPALPEGNETSKLFMKQAMSEMTWVEAHFISDRPVPLDSDNTSEPKATAQLLGKLSSESEQEVLLESAYLIFDDGQLEQWQSLADSGVQIKALTNSMASNDLATNHSGYAARRQDMLEHGIQLFELKPEAQVCEESTQDISKCAPTMPYGLHAKSAVFDNKIAAIGSFNFNLRSTYLNTESLLIINSSSVASQLALDIEHAMNEDNSWRLGLNDGEVQWSSGSQIWDSEPDTGNWERIKSSLLQLLPIEKYL, encoded by the coding sequence ATGCCCGTGCTGCAACGCATTAGTGTAACTGTATTTTTAATCGCTGTTCTTGCAGGGTGTGCATCACTCCCTGAAGAAGTGAACCATCCAACTGAACCTGTTGAGCAACAGGTGAGCAGTACTTTATCTGAATTATCAGATGCCTTTCGCCTCAATAATGCGAGTAAAGAAACAAGCGCCGTTTTATTACAAGACACAGGTTGGGATGCGCTCGCGCAACGATTAGCATTAATTGAAACCGCAGAGCAGAGTATTGATATTCAATATTACATCTGGAACTCCGATGCCTCTGGGCATTACTTAGCGAACAGGCTACTCGCTGCTGCTGATCGCGGTGTAAAAGTTCGTGTGATGCTAGATGATATTAACTTGAATGAACGCGAAGATCTTCTTGTCACTTTAGATTCCCATCCTCATGTAGAAATCCGCGTATTTAACCCAATCCCAAGTCGAAAAGGTGTGTCTAAATGGCTTAATGTCTTGAGTGACTTCTCTCGTCTGAATCGTCGAATGCACAACAAGTCATTTACGGTTGATGGCGCTTTATCGATTGTAGGTGGGCGTAATATTGGTGATGAATATTTTGACCTGTCTGAAGAAATCAACTTTCGAGATCGAGATGTACTCGTAATGGGTAGCGTTGTGCCTGAAATCCAAAAGAGTTTTATCAATTACTGGGATAGCACCTGGTCATATCCGGTAGAACTTTTGGGAGGGGAACCATCTGATTCTCTCATGCTTGGGGAAATTGCCACGCCAAAGTATAAGCACTACCCGGCGTTACCAGAAGGTAATGAAACCTCGAAGCTATTCATGAAGCAAGCAATGAGCGAAATGACATGGGTAGAAGCGCACTTTATTTCTGATCGCCCAGTTCCATTGGATTCAGACAATACCAGTGAGCCGAAAGCAACGGCACAGCTACTTGGAAAGCTATCCTCGGAATCTGAACAAGAGGTTTTGCTGGAGTCGGCTTATTTAATTTTTGATGATGGTCAATTGGAACAATGGCAAAGTCTTGCGGATTCCGGTGTGCAGATTAAAGCGCTGACGAATTCTATGGCTTCTAATGACCTAGCTACGAACCACTCTGGTTATGCAGCTCGCCGCCAAGATATGTTGGAGCATGGTATACAGCTTTTTGAATTAAAGCCGGAAGCGCAAGTTTGTGAAGAATCGACACAAGATATTTCAAAGTGTGCTCCAACCATGCCTTACGGTCTTCATGCTAAATCAGCGGTTTTTGATAATAAAATTGCTGCGATTGGTTCTTTCAACTTCAACTTACGATCGACATATCTCAATACTGAATCGTTGTTAATCATCAATAGTTCAAGTGTGGCTAGTCAACTCGCATTAGATATTGAGCATGCAATGAATGAAGATAATAGCTGGCGCTTAGGTTTGAATGACGGTGAAGTTCAGTGGTCTTCTGGCTCACAAATATGGGACAGTGAACCTGATACTGGAAATTGGGAGCGTATTAAATCCAGTTTGTTACAGTTGCTACCAATAGAGAAATATTTATAA
- a CDS encoding linear amide C-N hydrolase, translated as MNKKSLSLAIISTLSFGVVTAAEACTRILWDTESNGTFVTRTLDWSEQTHPHLVNIPKESTYVTHLDRQHQVISKFDVTGITTYGAITDGVNNAGLSGNVLYDRGMETKDITNDGEIGALSYLKHLLSQFSTVEDAVEFIKNTPATTEFIPGVPVRIALHISLQDITGDSAIIEFRSEGPQIWHGSEYAIMTNQPDYSQHLANVERSKRGWGELDQQFSQTNLGTGGNANPEDRFIHSTYFLGHLKEPTSIMNGLIKLDSTTYKIPHDAPNVPIDGVMAGYATEYAVNYHLQSGETLIRYQWGDDYTQLQYNIQEIQKSGKSIEFELVQPGLIGNITDKIIHSGQ; from the coding sequence ATGAACAAAAAATCTCTTTCTCTTGCGATCATCTCGACTCTTTCTTTCGGCGTAGTGACTGCCGCAGAGGCGTGTACACGAATTCTATGGGATACGGAAAGCAATGGAACTTTTGTTACACGCACTCTAGATTGGTCAGAACAAACTCATCCACATCTGGTTAATATCCCTAAAGAAAGTACTTATGTTACACACCTAGATCGCCAGCATCAGGTTATATCAAAATTTGATGTAACAGGGATTACCACATACGGCGCCATCACTGACGGCGTAAACAACGCTGGGCTAAGTGGAAATGTTTTGTATGATCGAGGAATGGAAACCAAAGATATTACTAACGATGGAGAGATCGGTGCATTAAGCTATCTCAAGCACCTATTATCACAATTCTCAACGGTTGAAGACGCCGTTGAATTTATCAAAAACACTCCAGCCACTACTGAATTCATCCCAGGCGTTCCGGTTCGTATTGCTTTGCATATCAGCTTGCAAGATATAACTGGAGATTCAGCCATTATCGAATTTCGCTCTGAAGGACCACAGATTTGGCACGGTTCTGAATATGCGATTATGACCAATCAGCCTGATTACAGTCAGCACCTAGCGAATGTGGAACGTTCTAAACGTGGTTGGGGGGAGCTAGATCAGCAGTTCTCACAAACTAATCTTGGTACTGGAGGAAATGCTAACCCTGAAGACCGATTTATTCACTCAACGTATTTCTTAGGTCACTTGAAAGAGCCTACGAGCATTATGAATGGATTAATAAAGTTAGACTCAACAACATACAAAATCCCCCATGATGCGCCGAATGTGCCTATAGATGGCGTCATGGCTGGATATGCGACCGAGTATGCTGTGAATTACCACTTACAATCTGGTGAAACCTTAATTCGCTATCAATGGGGAGACGACTACACACAGCTTCAATATAATATCCAAGAAATTCAAAAATCAGGAAAATCGATTGAATTTGAGCTAGTGCAGCCGGGGTTAATTGGCAATATCACGGACAAAATCATACATTCTGGTCAATAG
- a CDS encoding DMT family transporter: MPALSFSVIPVGVRFMLLSAFGFALMSACVKYVSQYGIPVFEIVAARALVSLIISYLDVKRKGISPWGHNKPLLFVRGTVGTAALMCVYYAVTTLPLAEATILQYVHPIFTALLGVLFLKERIQQSTMICIAFCLAGLFVMVQSNSGSDVVSSVDSELPLLSIVVALCGALGSSIAYVIVRKLSQTEDSSVIIFYFPLVALPISTFLIWDDFVWPSVFLTIMLILVGIFTQIGQYGLTKAMQTQAAGKASAYSYVQIVFSALLGVWIFNEIPSIWTYLGGGLIVTGALINVFGKQMLTPFKSK, translated from the coding sequence ATGCCTGCACTTTCTTTTTCAGTGATCCCCGTAGGGGTCAGATTCATGCTTCTTTCTGCTTTTGGGTTTGCACTCATGTCGGCGTGTGTAAAGTACGTCAGTCAATACGGCATCCCAGTTTTTGAAATAGTCGCAGCAAGGGCATTAGTTTCTTTGATCATTAGCTATTTGGACGTAAAGCGAAAAGGTATCTCACCCTGGGGACACAATAAACCCCTCTTGTTCGTTCGCGGTACCGTGGGTACAGCAGCCTTGATGTGTGTGTATTACGCAGTAACCACATTACCTTTGGCGGAAGCCACTATTTTGCAATATGTTCATCCTATTTTTACGGCGTTGCTCGGTGTGCTATTTCTTAAAGAACGAATTCAGCAATCGACAATGATTTGCATCGCCTTCTGCTTAGCTGGTCTTTTTGTTATGGTTCAGTCCAATTCAGGCAGTGATGTTGTTTCTAGTGTCGACAGTGAATTACCTCTACTAAGCATTGTGGTTGCTCTTTGTGGTGCACTTGGCAGTTCTATTGCTTATGTGATTGTTCGAAAACTCAGCCAAACCGAAGACAGCTCGGTCATTATTTTCTATTTCCCACTTGTTGCACTGCCTATCTCAACATTTCTTATTTGGGATGACTTTGTATGGCCGAGTGTATTTCTGACCATCATGCTGATTTTAGTTGGGATATTTACCCAAATTGGTCAATACGGATTAACCAAAGCTATGCAAACACAAGCTGCTGGTAAAGCCTCTGCCTACTCTTACGTACAGATCGTATTTTCAGCTTTATTAGGCGTGTGGATATTTAATGAAATCCCATCCATTTGGACTTACTTAGGAGGAGGGCTTATTGTGACAGGCGCTTTGATCAATGTGTTTGGCAAACAAATGCTAACGCCATTTAAATCTAAGTAA
- a CDS encoding amidohydrolase — translation MKKIFLTSAIASLLSTHSVFATTEAPITLYVSNDIVTMSDHDYGEANAIAVQDGKILDIGNKSDLSNKYKLNQGLTVDTTFEDSVITPGFVEPHIHLWLMGILLGTEFITPADWQLPWGNVEGVVGHDNYMARLAEIEAKTPKGEPLLTWGYHNYFHGSEMSRDALNAISTERPIVVWHRSFHELYFNDAALAMFGWDEKSWSGEGHAYTQLDWNKGHAFEAGGKLILEDVLKFWVESGMFATGMERSKDYVHSGGITTAIDPGVIATPEMFSQVIDILETDGFPMDYWLIPAGNFTYMMANNDPEKGKVIAEGQTQHAAYQGEQVQWLPKFVKLFSDGAMYSQLMQMKDGYTDGHKGEWMQEPADLEASMRPYWEDDYTIVVHANGDLGFDTAVNIVDKLNKETPRTDHRTGFHHLGITDKDDISKAVELGANFSVNPYYTHILSELYSKEGLDQERAETMARGRSFIDAGGKLSLHSDSPMAPAQPLAMVWAAVNRIGLSGKTIMGAEERITVDEAMRAITIDAAYTARLENEIGTIDIGKSANFTVLDSSPYKVKPEDINKIKVEATIYQGTIAPIAKHNAGLAMNSETMHIVKVLNRDHFHSGHPIPFSGSNSHHGHNHSHEHNDVCSTSLYLQHVMSQIK, via the coding sequence ATGAAAAAAATCTTTCTCACCAGTGCTATTGCCAGTTTGCTTTCAACACACTCGGTTTTTGCGACAACTGAGGCTCCAATTACTCTTTACGTCTCTAACGATATTGTGACCATGTCGGACCACGATTATGGTGAAGCCAATGCTATCGCCGTACAAGATGGCAAAATTCTAGATATTGGTAATAAGTCTGATTTATCCAACAAATATAAATTAAACCAAGGTTTGACGGTCGACACGACGTTTGAAGATAGCGTGATAACTCCCGGTTTTGTGGAACCTCATATCCATTTATGGCTAATGGGGATATTACTTGGCACAGAGTTTATTACCCCTGCTGACTGGCAATTGCCTTGGGGAAATGTGGAAGGAGTTGTCGGTCACGATAACTACATGGCAAGGCTAGCAGAGATTGAAGCAAAGACTCCAAAAGGAGAACCTTTATTGACATGGGGCTATCACAATTATTTTCATGGCAGCGAAATGAGTAGAGATGCGTTGAATGCAATCTCAACAGAGCGACCAATTGTTGTATGGCATCGCAGTTTCCATGAATTGTATTTTAACGATGCAGCATTAGCCATGTTTGGTTGGGATGAGAAGTCTTGGTCTGGTGAAGGACACGCTTATACACAACTTGACTGGAATAAAGGGCATGCCTTTGAAGCGGGCGGGAAACTTATCCTAGAAGATGTACTTAAATTCTGGGTTGAAAGCGGTATGTTTGCGACGGGCATGGAACGTTCAAAAGACTATGTACATTCTGGAGGCATTACTACTGCTATTGACCCCGGTGTGATAGCTACGCCTGAAATGTTCTCTCAAGTGATCGATATTCTTGAAACAGACGGCTTCCCTATGGATTACTGGTTAATCCCTGCTGGTAATTTTACTTACATGATGGCAAATAACGACCCAGAAAAAGGCAAAGTGATCGCTGAAGGGCAAACTCAACATGCAGCCTATCAAGGTGAACAAGTACAATGGTTGCCAAAGTTTGTAAAACTCTTTTCAGACGGTGCTATGTATAGTCAACTAATGCAAATGAAAGATGGCTATACCGACGGTCATAAAGGTGAATGGATGCAAGAGCCAGCCGACCTTGAAGCCAGCATGCGCCCATACTGGGAAGACGACTACACGATTGTGGTTCATGCAAATGGTGATTTAGGTTTTGATACAGCCGTTAACATTGTCGATAAACTCAATAAAGAAACGCCGAGAACCGACCATAGAACTGGGTTCCATCATTTAGGTATTACCGATAAAGATGATATTTCCAAAGCCGTAGAGTTGGGGGCAAATTTTAGTGTAAACCCGTATTACACGCATATCCTATCAGAACTCTATAGCAAAGAAGGGCTTGATCAAGAACGTGCAGAAACGATGGCTCGTGGTCGTTCATTTATTGATGCTGGTGGTAAGTTATCACTTCACTCCGATTCACCAATGGCACCAGCTCAGCCTTTGGCAATGGTCTGGGCAGCCGTCAATCGAATTGGCTTATCCGGCAAAACTATTATGGGTGCAGAAGAACGAATTACGGTTGATGAAGCCATGAGAGCCATCACCATCGATGCAGCTTATACCGCAAGGCTTGAAAATGAAATTGGTACCATTGATATCGGTAAGTCTGCAAATTTCACTGTTCTAGATAGCAGCCCATACAAAGTAAAACCTGAAGATATTAATAAGATTAAGGTGGAGGCGACGATATACCAGGGGACGATTGCGCCTATTGCTAAACACAATGCTGGTCTTGCTATGAACAGTGAAACTATGCATATAGTTAAAGTATTAAATCGCGACCATTTTCATTCTGGCCACCCTATACCATTTAGCGGTAGTAACAGTCATCATGGACATAATCATAGTCATGAACACAATGATGTTTGCTCAACGAGCCTTTACCTACAGCATGTAATGTCTCAGATTAAGTAA
- a CDS encoding LysR family transcriptional regulator, with protein sequence MFSYEHLKSFCTTYDEHSYSNAARILGKDRTTIREQVKALEDSYRVELFTIEGKKAVPTEFARSIYKQSKLLVQNSDRLHLRMLEAYQQELIHLDFYHDTLMPNDLVVEIESYVLKEHPNLIINWLHRNRDEVFADIVTGHNKVAIMQHRMENISEYPITAIKLGDGDFSAYARVESPLFQTPLVQLEDLQLETQYISENHTKTMPEWLGISPYFRTVSNNDMLLELVKKNGWALLPNSLAAELVATKKIRKIEFKELLNHSAKFGLSFFYPMSFESTNVYSGLLEVIRSYSRKYL encoded by the coding sequence ATGTTTTCCTATGAACATTTGAAATCTTTTTGTACAACTTATGATGAACATAGCTACAGCAATGCAGCACGTATATTGGGGAAAGACAGAACGACGATTCGTGAGCAAGTGAAAGCACTCGAAGACAGCTATCGAGTCGAATTATTTACGATTGAAGGAAAAAAAGCGGTACCTACGGAGTTTGCCCGTTCGATCTATAAACAGTCGAAATTACTTGTGCAGAATAGTGACCGGTTGCATTTACGTATGCTGGAAGCTTACCAACAAGAACTTATTCATTTAGATTTCTATCATGATACGTTAATGCCGAATGACCTCGTGGTTGAAATTGAGTCTTATGTATTGAAAGAGCATCCAAATTTAATCATTAACTGGTTGCACCGGAACCGAGATGAAGTTTTTGCTGACATTGTGACTGGTCATAATAAAGTTGCCATTATGCAGCATCGAATGGAAAATATTTCTGAATATCCCATAACGGCTATTAAGCTAGGAGATGGTGACTTTTCTGCTTATGCAAGAGTAGAGAGTCCATTATTTCAAACCCCTCTGGTACAGCTCGAAGATTTACAGTTGGAAACCCAATATATAAGTGAGAACCACACTAAAACTATGCCTGAATGGTTAGGCATTTCTCCTTATTTTCGGACGGTGAGTAATAACGATATGTTATTAGAATTAGTTAAGAAAAACGGTTGGGCATTACTACCCAATAGCTTAGCGGCTGAATTGGTGGCAACAAAGAAAATACGTAAAATTGAGTTTAAAGAACTGCTGAATCATTCGGCGAAATTTGGATTATCGTTCTTCTACCCGATGAGCTTTGAAAGTACCAATGTCTATTCGGGCTTATTAGAAGTGATTCGTTCGTATTCTAGGAAGTATCTTTAG